The Streptomyces sp. HSG2 genome has a segment encoding these proteins:
- a CDS encoding MinD/ParA family protein: protein MRHDQRQPTNPGAAPLGYTAAVELSSDRLLHNRKQKARSSRPAGGGGRFRLGGKKEEAERLRKLDLIRTPVLSCYRIAVISLKGGVGKTTTTTALGATLATERQDKILAIDANPDAGTLGRRVRRETGATIRDLVQAIPHLHSYMDIRRFTSQAPSGLEIIANDVDPAVSTTFNDQDYRRAIEVLGRQYPIILTDSGTGLLYSAMRGVLDLADQLIIISTPSVDGASSASTTLDWLSAHGYAGLVARSLTVISGVRETGKMIKVEDIVAHFRTRCRGVVSVPFDEHLAAGAEVDLDMMRPKVRDAYFELAALVAEDFTRHQRMHGLWTSDGNPPPVAAPPLPGGPAPGRPDSRGGGPWSHGATVPGPSAPPGPDSRPGAYGPPPQVPPASYPPHGAPPSHGHGPGPGVPPARRGRPGERSSEPRGGASAGGGAPHHPGPQARPGYGPPRYRDGPISKGPDRRGDGGPPREP, encoded by the coding sequence GTGCGCCACGACCAGCGTCAGCCCACCAATCCGGGTGCCGCTCCGCTGGGCTACACGGCCGCGGTGGAGCTGTCGTCGGATCGCCTTCTGCACAACCGGAAGCAGAAGGCGAGGAGCAGCCGTCCCGCGGGCGGCGGAGGACGGTTCAGGCTGGGCGGGAAGAAGGAGGAGGCGGAGCGGCTCAGGAAACTGGACCTGATCCGCACGCCGGTCCTGTCCTGCTACCGCATCGCGGTCATCAGCCTGAAGGGCGGGGTGGGCAAGACGACCACCACGACGGCCCTGGGCGCCACGCTCGCCACGGAGCGCCAGGACAAGATCCTCGCGATCGACGCCAACCCGGACGCGGGTACGCTCGGGCGGCGGGTTCGTCGCGAGACCGGGGCGACGATCCGGGATCTGGTCCAGGCCATCCCGCATCTCCACTCGTACATGGACATCCGGCGTTTCACCTCGCAGGCGCCGTCGGGGCTGGAGATCATCGCCAACGACGTGGACCCGGCGGTGTCGACCACGTTCAACGACCAGGACTACCGTCGCGCGATAGAGGTGCTGGGACGGCAGTATCCGATCATTCTCACGGACTCCGGCACCGGACTGCTCTACAGCGCCATGCGCGGAGTCCTGGACCTCGCCGACCAGCTCATCATCATCTCGACGCCCTCGGTGGACGGAGCGAGCAGCGCGAGCACGACTCTGGACTGGCTCTCCGCTCACGGCTACGCGGGGCTGGTCGCGCGCTCCCTCACGGTGATCTCCGGTGTCCGGGAGACCGGCAAGATGATCAAGGTAGAGGACATCGTGGCCCACTTCCGCACCCGGTGCCGCGGGGTCGTGTCCGTTCCGTTCGACGAGCACTTGGCGGCGGGGGCGGAAGTCGATCTCGACATGATGCGACCCAAGGTGCGGGACGCATACTTCGAACTCGCCGCGCTGGTGGCCGAGGACTTCACCCGACACCAGCGGATGCACGGCCTGTGGACCTCGGACGGGAACCCACCCCCGGTGGCCGCGCCTCCCCTGCCCGGCGGGCCCGCACCGGGCCGTCCGGACTCCCGAGGAGGCGGTCCCTGGTCGCACGGGGCGACTGTCCCCGGACCCTCGGCTCCCCCCGGCCCCGACTCGCGTCCCGGCGCGTACGGCCCGCCGCCGCAGGTACCCCCGGCGTCGTACCCTCCGCACGGGGCACCGCCCTCGCACGGGCACGGACCGGGCCCGGGGGTGCCGCCCGCGCGGCGAGGCCGTCCGGGCGAGAGGTCTTCGGAGCCACGCGGCGGCGCCTCGGCCGGGGGCGGGGCTCCGCACCATCCGGGCCCACAGGCGCGACCCGGCTACGGGCCCCCGCGGTACCGGGACGGTCCGATCTCCAAGGGGCCGGACCGGCGGGGCGACGGAGGCCCACCCCGGGAGCCGTGA
- a CDS encoding bifunctional riboflavin kinase/FAD synthetase, translating into MQRWRGLEDIPEDWGRSVVTIGSYDGVHRGHQSIIKHTVHRARRLGLPAVVVTFDPHPSEVVRPGSHPPLLAPHHRRAELMADLGVAAVLVLPFTADFSKLSPADFVVKVLVDKLRAKAVVEGPNFRFGHRAAGDVAFLTAQGGIYDFDVDIVDLHATGVAGEGRPFSSTLARTLVARGDVTGAAEILGRPHRVEGIVVRGARRGRELGYPTANVETLPHTAVPADGVYAGWLHAQGEVMPAAISVGTNPQFDGTERTVEAYAIDRVGLELYGLHVAVEFLTYVRGQARFDTLDALLEQMADDVERCRTSVAAAEA; encoded by the coding sequence GTGCAGCGCTGGCGTGGCTTGGAGGACATCCCCGAGGACTGGGGCCGCAGCGTCGTCACCATCGGTTCCTACGACGGGGTCCACCGGGGCCACCAGTCGATCATCAAGCACACCGTCCATCGGGCCCGGCGTCTCGGCCTCCCCGCGGTGGTCGTCACCTTCGACCCGCATCCCAGCGAGGTCGTCCGACCCGGCAGCCATCCTCCGCTGCTCGCCCCGCACCACCGCCGTGCCGAACTGATGGCCGACCTCGGGGTGGCGGCGGTGCTGGTGCTTCCGTTCACGGCCGACTTCTCGAAGCTCTCGCCGGCGGACTTCGTCGTCAAGGTGCTGGTGGACAAGTTGCGGGCCAAGGCGGTCGTCGAAGGGCCGAACTTCCGGTTCGGGCACCGCGCCGCGGGTGACGTCGCCTTCCTCACGGCGCAGGGAGGCATCTACGACTTCGACGTGGACATCGTCGACCTGCACGCGACAGGCGTGGCCGGCGAGGGGCGGCCGTTCTCGTCGACCCTCGCCAGGACGCTGGTGGCCCGGGGCGACGTGACGGGCGCCGCCGAGATCCTGGGCCGCCCGCACCGTGTCGAGGGGATCGTCGTCCGCGGTGCCCGGCGCGGCCGTGAGCTGGGCTATCCCACCGCCAACGTCGAGACGCTCCCGCACACCGCCGTCCCCGCCGACGGCGTTTACGCGGGTTGGCTGCACGCCCAGGGAGAGGTCATGCCGGCCGCGATCTCGGTCGGCACCAACCCACAGTTCGACGGCACCGAGCGGACGGTCGAGGCGTACGCCATCGATCGCGTCGGCCTGGAGCTGTACGGGCTCCACGTGGCCGTGGAGTTCCTGACGTACGTTCGAGGCCAGGCCAGATTCGACACGCTGGACGCCCTGCTGGAGCAGATGGCCGACGATGTGGAGCGATGCCGGACGTCGGTGGCCGCCGCGGAGGCCTGA
- the truB gene encoding tRNA pseudouridine(55) synthase TruB, with product MTTQSTTPDGLVIVDKPSGFTSHDVVATMRGIARTRRVGHAGTLDPMATGVLVLGVERATKLLGHLALTEKEYVGTVRLGQTTVTDDAEGEITASTDASAVTGESVASAVTELTGDIMQVPSKVSAIKIKGVRSYKRVREGEDFDIPARPVSVSSFVVHDIREATAEDGTPVRDLVVSVVCSSGTYIRALARDLGAALGVGGHLTALRRTRVGPYRLESARTLDALRRELRVMPVADAAAAAFPRWDLDARRARLLANGVRLEMPEAYAGAGPVAVFDTAGGLLALVEEHHGKARSLAVFA from the coding sequence ATGACCACCCAGAGCACCACGCCCGACGGGCTTGTCATCGTCGACAAGCCGTCGGGCTTCACTTCACACGACGTCGTCGCCACGATGCGGGGCATCGCCCGGACGCGCCGCGTGGGCCATGCCGGAACCCTCGATCCGATGGCGACCGGTGTCCTCGTCCTCGGAGTGGAGCGCGCCACCAAACTCCTGGGGCACCTGGCGCTGACCGAGAAGGAGTACGTGGGGACGGTCCGCTTGGGCCAGACCACCGTGACCGACGACGCGGAGGGCGAGATCACCGCGTCCACCGACGCCTCCGCCGTCACCGGCGAGTCGGTGGCCTCCGCCGTCACCGAACTGACCGGCGACATCATGCAGGTGCCCTCCAAGGTCAGCGCCATCAAGATCAAGGGCGTCCGTTCCTACAAGCGGGTCCGGGAGGGCGAGGACTTCGACATCCCGGCCCGTCCGGTGAGCGTCTCCTCCTTCGTCGTCCACGACATCCGGGAGGCCACCGCCGAGGACGGGACCCCCGTGCGGGACCTGGTGGTCTCGGTCGTCTGCTCCTCCGGTACGTACATCCGCGCCCTCGCCCGCGACCTGGGGGCGGCCCTCGGGGTCGGGGGACACCTCACGGCTCTCCGCCGTACCCGGGTCGGGCCGTACCGGCTGGAGTCCGCCCGTACGCTCGACGCACTCCGGCGGGAACTGCGTGTGATGCCCGTCGCCGACGCCGCCGCGGCGGCGTTCCCGCGCTGGGACCTCGATGCCCGGCGCGCCAGGCTGCTCGCCAATGGGGTACGGCTGGAGATGCCCGAGGCGTACGCCGGAGCCGGACCGGTCGCCGTGTTCGACACCGCCGGTGGACTGCTCGCCCTCGTCGAGGAACATCACGGCAAGGCCCGGAGTCTGGCCGTGTTCGCCTGA
- the rbfA gene encoding 30S ribosome-binding factor RbfA, which translates to MADNARAKRLADLIREVVAQKLQRGIKDPRLGSHVTITDTRVTGDLREATVFYTVYGDDEERKAAAAGLESAKGILRSEVGKAAGVKFTPTLAFVMDALPDNARTIEDLLDRARESDAKVREASAGAAYAAGADPYRKPDAEDDETDDTQG; encoded by the coding sequence GTGGCCGACAACGCGCGGGCGAAAAGGCTTGCGGACCTCATCCGAGAGGTGGTGGCCCAGAAGCTGCAGCGCGGGATCAAGGACCCGCGGCTGGGCTCGCATGTCACCATCACCGACACCCGCGTCACGGGTGATCTTCGGGAAGCGACCGTCTTCTACACCGTGTACGGGGACGACGAGGAGCGGAAGGCCGCCGCGGCGGGCCTGGAGAGCGCCAAGGGAATCCTGCGTTCGGAGGTCGGCAAGGCCGCCGGGGTGAAGTTCACTCCGACCCTGGCCTTCGTCATGGACGCCCTGCCGGACAACGCCCGGACCATCGAGGACCTCCTCGACCGAGCGCGAGAATCCGACGCCAAGGTTCGCGAGGCCTCCGCGGGGGCCGCGTACGCGGCCGGGGCGGACCCCTACCGGAAGCCGGACGCCGAGGACGACGAGACGGACGACACCCAGGGATGA
- a CDS encoding DUF503 domain-containing protein gives MYVGTVSFDLLLGDVRSLKEKRSIVRPIIAELRRKYIVSVAEVDHVDLHRRAGIGLAVVSAEAGHVTDVLDRCERLVAGRPEVELLSARRRLHGDDD, from the coding sequence CCTTCGACCTTCTCCTCGGCGACGTACGGTCGCTGAAGGAGAAGCGCTCGATCGTCCGCCCGATCATCGCCGAGCTGCGGCGGAAGTACATCGTCAGCGTGGCCGAGGTGGACCACGTCGACCTGCACCGACGAGCCGGGATCGGCTTGGCCGTGGTCTCCGCCGAGGCGGGCCACGTCACCGACGTGCTCGACCGGTGCGAGCGGCTGGTGGCCGGCCGCCCGGAGGTGGAACTGCTGTCGGCCAGACGGCGACTCCACGGGGACGACGACTGA